In Leopardus geoffroyi isolate Oge1 chromosome B4, O.geoffroyi_Oge1_pat1.0, whole genome shotgun sequence, the DNA window tcagagcctggagcctgtttccgattctgtgtctctctctctctctgcccctcccccgttcacgctctgtctctctctgtcccaaaaataaataaacgttgaaaaaaaaaaaattaaagtcaggaGAATCTTTACTTACACCGCTAGGCCCAAAGCTGTGGTCTTTCCTGCTCTCTGACCCCCAATCCCTCCTGCTGTGATGCCGGCCCACTTTATGATATTTAGCTTTCAGTGGAACCCCACCCTCCAGACTCTAATACCCCTTATAGGAAGGGAATAAATCCATCCACACAGGGGCTGTGTTACTCACAGACATTCACGGCCCCAACGCCTTCACATAGTctagagggaagaagaaaaaggcaacatGAGTGACTCATCCAGACTTTCGGATAGAGCTCCCCGACACCTTGGGGCAGGGTTCACAAGTGGTCAGCGTGGAAGCAGAGGGTCTGAGGGAACAGCCCTCGCAAaccacccccatccccaaagTGATGAATAAGAGGTTTTCCTAGACCGCTGGTCATTGCTGAGACAGAACAAAGGATGGAGTGTATTCAAGGGGCAGGAATGGGCAACTCAGAGCCAGGCTGGGTCGGGCCTCACCTCTGCTCCTCGCCCTCCAGCAGCCGCCTGTAGGTGGCGATCTCGATGTCCAGGCCCAGCTTGGAGTTCATCACCTCCTGGTACTCCTTGACCAGGCAGGCCATGTCCTGCTTGGCCTTCTGCAGGGCGGCCTCCAGCTCGGCCAGCTTGCAGCGGGCGTCGCTCAGGGCCGCCTCGCCCTGCTGCTCAGACTGGGTCACCGCGGTCTCCAGCTTGGTGTTCTGGGGCCCAGGAGAGAACAGAGTGGGTTATGGTCCTGGGTGTCTCGGTCCACTTCCCTCATGTGTccagtctctcccctcccccagctggggACACCCCAAGAACAGGCTTCTCCCCTTCATTAACGGAGTCCCCCTGACTCCAGGGACATGAGCCATGCAAATGGGCTGGATCATGAATGGTGAGAGCCAGTCGGGGCACACACTGCCTGTGTGGCCCTGGGGAGGCCCCAGGCGACCCCTACCTGACACTTGGCATTCTCGACCTCGGCGGTCAGCCTCTGGATCATGCGGTTCAGCTCGTTGATCTCCTCCTTGGTGCGGCGCAGGGTCTCCCCGTGCCGGATCACCGTGGCCTTCATCTCCTCGCACtgaggggggagaagcagaggtgcTCCTGAGCTCAGGATGCAGTTTCCCTCCCATTCAGACACCACAGATGGTTGGGAGGTTGTACAGTGCTCAGCCTGTGCAACTATACATGGCAGCCCTGCCCAGCAGTTATAACTTGAGAGCTGTGAGCCATTCTGTTACTATCCCACGGGATCAGAAACTCCAGACAAAAGAGGCCTTCCTAATAAATACTTGGCTTCCGTCGTGCTGCCATGTCTAAGAGACAGGTGTCCTGTGCCCCTCACCTTGCTGCGGTACCAGGACTCGGCCTCAGCCCGGCTGCGGCTGGCGATGTCGTCGTACTGAGCCTTGATCTCGGCCACAATGCAGTCCATGTTCAGGTCCCGGCTGTTGTCCATCTTGACGATGACCGAGGTGTCTGAGATGTGGGCGTGGAGAACGCGGATCTCCTGCAGATGGTGGGGAACCTGTTTACACCCCAGCCTCACCCACCACAGTGGGGACCCAGTCATCTCAGCCCTTACCTGGTCTCTACCCCAGCTCCCACTACAGCCTCATGGACTGCAGCCCCCTTGCCCCAGCCCAAATCCctggcaacccccccccccaactgcccaGGGATCCCTGGCCactcccaggccccagccccctctTCTAGGCTGGCTGCTTCTTTTCGACCTGGACCACAGCCCCTCACCTCCTCATACAGGCGCCGCAGGAAGTTGATCTCCTCGATCAGGGCCTCCGCGTTGGCCTCCAGATCTGACTTGCGGAGGTAGGCACAGTCCACATCCTGGAAAAATGGGGTGTCTGTGAGCTCAGAGGACCCCGGTGCTCATTAGCCCAAACACTCCCGTCTCTTCTCTCCCATTCGTGGAGGCCAAGGGAAAGGACTCCCACTGTTCTATTCCCAAGCCGTCGCCATACTTTCTGACCTGCCTGGGGTGGGCTTTGCAACCTCCTGCCCTTCTGAGAACAAACCCCTTTGTGCCTGAGATGGGCCGCCAGCCTTTCTCTCCTCTTatggtcccagctctgcctcttaccCTCCCTATCCCAACAAGCCTGCCAGACTGACTCCCTGCTCGCCACCTCgacccctccctgtcccctggcAGTCCTCCAAGACCACCTGGCCACTCCGGGTTCAGCTCCATCCTCCCCAATACCCGGGGACTGGGCCCCTCCTGTTGGTCAGACTTCCCCCAGTGCTAGACAGGACGCTGTCCCTCAACAGAGAGACTGGAGCTGCCCTGCCTCCATGGGTCCCCGCCAGAGACCACAAGTTCTAAAGCACAGTGGGACATCCGCCGGTCAGCCCAGCCATCCCCCGCCCCAGGGCAGGGTGCTAATGCACAGTCCAAGGTTCTTGCCCTTCATCGGCGACCTGAATGAGCCTTCCATGACCTGACCCCTGGGATTTCCCAGCCCGATTGGGCCAGGTCGTGTACCCCACGTGGAGGTTGAGACCCTCTGCGTCTCCCCAGGAAGAGTCTGTCATTCCGAGATCCCTGGTGTCTGTGCTTCCGGATCCCACGTCACTCACCTTCTTCAGAGCCACAAATTCATTCTCAGCTGTTGCTCTCAGAGAGACTTCCTCCTCATACCTGAGgcagaagagggcagagagggaggtcagggaagggcGGGTCTCACCAGAGGCCGTCTCCCTTTCACATCAGTGGAGGGGGCAGTATTCGTGAGCTCCCAACAGCTGGAACGCAGCAACTCTGCTGGCTCCGTTCTGTCTGGTTGGATCTGGAACGGGTCTAGGATCCTGTCTCGACTTTAAATTGAGGGATCCAGAGAGCTAAGGTGTGGGACCTCCCAGCCCCGTTCCCACAGCTGCCGTGAGGTCACCTTAGGAGGCACATAAGGACTCAACCCCCGGCCCCATGCTAGGAGAGGACAGTGTCACCTCTGGGGCACGgcagccccagcctcccctcaTCTGGCTGTCCAACCTGGCTCAGGTGTGGGGGCCTATGACACCCACCCCCCATCGGCACTCAGCACCCCAGGCAGTGGCACccccggggccccggggcccGTCAGCCCCGAACACCAGACGCTCAGGTGCTACGGGTGGGAACAACTGAGAGGTCAGTCAGCAGGAGGCAGCCAGGGAGCCTGCAGAAGCCTCCTGCCCACGGGGCCTGGGGGACAGCCTCCGAGAAGGGAAGGCTGAGTAGGGGACAGAGAGGTCTCCTGGGGgcatcccagccccaccctgagGCAGGCATCTGGGCAACAGTGGCGCAGCTGAGACGACCCTGCCGCGCAAGTCCCCGGCCTGCATGGCCCCTCGTCCTTCTGGAAAATTCTTCTCAAGTCTAACCCAACGGGCTCTAAGCCAAGTCCGTTTCCTGTGCCCAGCGTCACTCCGGGCCGCACTCACTTCTTCTTGTAGCCCTCCAGCACCTCCTGCACGTGGTTGAGCTCCGAGGCCAGCCTCCCGCTGTCGGCCTCCACGCACTCGGCCTCCCGCCTCAGCGTCTCGATGTAGCCCTCGAACAGGGGCTCCAGGTTGCTCTCGCAGCACTTGCGGTTCTGGTAGAACTGCCACTTGGTCTCCAGAAGCTTGTTCTGCTGCTCCAGGAAGCGCACCTGCAttcagggtgtggggaggggtcagACGGCTCTTGGTGTCCCGAAGCCAgtttggggtggggctggggtgatTGCTTTAGGGGCAAACTCCCAACCCTGGAGCTCAGCAGACATTGGCGGAGATGGGCAGTGGGAGACAAGGCGACTCCTGGATTTCCCTCCTGTGATCTCTGTCTGGATTTTCTCACTCAGGGATGGGAGCAAGGGGCTGGGCAAGGTCAGCGTCTGCTCTCAGGGAAAGTGAGTTCTCCAGACCTGGTGAGTCCAGGTGGCATGTGTATTCTGGAGGCAGGTAGAGGTCTCCGGTTGGCCTCTGGCTCCCCCTGTCTCAGTGCCCAGCCTGAGTGCTGAGCATGGGTGGGCTACAGGAAGGGTGTGATCAAGGACAGCCACCCACTGGCTCACCCTGCGGGCCTCTTCCTATTTCTTGTGTCCAttttggtgtctgtgtgtgtgcatgttctgCCCTCTTCCTCGGACAGGCCAGTTCCAAGCCTGTCCTCGTGTCTCCGTGGGGACCTGCCTGTCTGGACAGAGGTTGCATATAATGGCAACACTATCAAATCAGGAGCCTCTGCTCTGTACCCTGATGTCCTCGGTCCTCGTGTGGCCTGGGTGTGTGTCCATTTCGTCCATCAGAGCGGGAGCTCACCTGGACCTCCTGTCTCCTGCCCCTGACTGTCTTCAGTGCCTAGCCCAGGACCCGAAGGCTCAGGAAGGGTGTGATCCAGGACACCCACCTTGTCGATGAAGGCAGCGAACCTGCTGTTGAGACACTTGATCTGCTCCTTCTCCTCGTGCTTCACGCACTGCGCATTGGGGTCGATCTCCAGGTTGAGGGGCGTGAGGAGGCTCTCGTTGACCGACACGCTGGTGATGCAGGGCGGGCTGGGGCCGCACACGCCGCCGGAGCGGTAGCCGAAGGTGCGGCCGCAGGAGCCGGCGCGGAAGCCGCCGCAGACGCTGTGGCTTCCGAAGCCGCCGGTGAGGCCGCGGTAGCAGGAGACGCCGCGGTAGGGGGCGGCGGTGATGCAGCAGCGGCCGGGCCGGGGCCCGCAGGCCGAGGCGCAGCTGAAGGTGCGGCCGCAGAATCCAGATCCGCAAGTCATGGTGCTCCTGGAGGCTGGGGTGGCAGAGAACAGGACCGAGGTCTGGAGTCTTGTGCAAACTCCAATGTGCTCCGTGAGGCACCTCAGTCCTATTTATGCTCAGATCTGAAGGGCTTGGCTGTGCATTTCGGTCAATTTGTGCTTTATGGGCTTGGGCGGTTAGTTGAGTCCAACCCGTCTTTAGCACATGCTTTCATGGTGGAGTGGCCCGCACCCTCCTCAGTGTACAGGATGCCAACCGCTGGGCCGTAGGGGGACTCAGTATGTTTCATCTTCAAAGTGCCCTGCCAGCAGTCTATGCACTCATCTGAGGAGattggggagagaagggcagggcaggagagggaggaagggggccaggagaggagaggagaagcaaggccagaggctgggaggttcagggcacctgtgtgtgtgtgtgtgtgtgtgtgtgtgtagtggggcGGTCAGGAGGGGACTCAGGAAAGACCGAGGTGTTAACAAGTAACATCCAGAAGTTTCCATTCCAGTAGTGGCCATCGTGCTACTCTACCACAAATGTGCATTCCCCTCATCCCCGGACTGTCTAGCGGGCTGCTGAGATACATCCCATTTTTCCTGTCAAGACAGCAGCCAGCAGtttattaaatatgtgtgtgtgtgtgtgtttttgtctttttcaacttTTATCATGAGAGTTTCTGAACATCTGGAAACGTTGAAAGCATAGCATAAAAACACCCTGAGATGTTCACTGAGTTATGTAGATTCAAGAGTGGTTAACACTgtgccagccctgcccacatATTTCACAGTTACAGAAAGTATGGCACATGTAGAAAGCAGGACCGTACCACTGCGCGTGCAAGAAAATTAACAACAGTTGCAAAGAATCATTTACTAGCCGTTCCATTTTCAGCCTTCCTAGTTGTCtcaaaagttttaagaaatcGGTTTTATGTGACTTGTCTTGTGGCTCCGTcccttatatttaattttttttaatgtttatttattcttgagagacagagcacgagcaggggaggggcagagagagggagacacagaatctgaagcaggctccaggctctgggctgtcagcgcagagcccaatgcagggcttgaacgcacaaaccctgagatcatgacctgagcagaagttggtgcttaacggacggagccacctCGGCGCCCCTCcatcctttctttatattttaaagatactggAAGTTAACTCTAGAGTTGACCTGTTCAGTGTGGCATCCTGTAGGTGTATGCggctgtttaaatttaaattggttAAAGCTAAATAAATTGACAATGGAGTTCCCCAGTTGCAGGAGCCACATGACCACAGGACCACTGACTACCTTACTGGATGGCGCAGGGACAGAACATTTCCACCATTGCAGCTTGTCCACTGGATAGTGTTGGTCTAGAGGCTTGTCTGGGTTCAACTGACATGTTTTTGGGCAGAGTACCTCATGAGCAATGCTATATGATTCTTATTATGTCACCCCAAGAAGCACAAAAAGATCAGGCTGTTCCAGTATCTGTGATGCTAAATCGGATCACCTGCATACATTTCCCCTTTGTAATTAGAAAGAACAATGTAGGAAAACACATATCCTATTTTGATAAGAggatattttcttgtcttttttttcttttggccacCTACTATCTGATATTTTATGTCGTAAGCAATCTCTAATTCTCCCATCAACCATACGAAGTAtgtatcattatccccattttacagataaagaaaccgaGGCTCggggaggttaaataacttgcccagtaTCTCCCAGCTAGTTAAGTCATGGAGCCCAGGAGAGGCAATGCCTTCTCACCTACACGCTGTGACAACCCCCAGATTTCCTAACTCTCTGGAAATTTTCAAGAGGGGTAAGGAAAGTTGTTTAGGAGGGGATATCTGTGGAATTTATGGCTGGGAAGAATCAGTCTCGGGCAGATGGGCAGTGTCACGGGGGGTTGGGATGGTTAGAGCCAGGAGGGGCCAGTGGTGTGGGAATGTGGCACAGGGGCAACgtgaggctggggctggagatCTATAGGGTCCTGTGGCTGAGAACTGAGCAGTTTTAGTTATTTGTATACCTCTGGTGCCCTGTGAGTATCTTGACAGAGGGTACCGTTTCTACTTACCCACAAAGCCTCCTACTGCAGGGGAACAGGTCTAGAAGAATTCTCTCATAAAGTACAGAgatttgcattatttatttatttatttatttatttatttatttaacgtttatttatttttgggacagagagagacagagcatgaacgggggaggggcagagagagagggagacacagaatcggaaacaggctccaggctctgagccatcagcccagagcccgacgtggggctcgaactcacggaccgcgagatcgtgacctggctgaagtcggacgcttaaccgactgcgccacccaggcgccctgagatttgcattattaaatgaaagagaagagaagcgATGTGGCCGGCAGCCCCCTGTAGCTGCCGTGTCTTAGAGGTAAAGGCAGGCAGGGCAGCTtcggggaaggaggaagaggggtggggctggcgggaaaggagaaggaaagaggggaacGGACCAGGGCTGGAGGTAGGGCTCTGTGTGTTTGCGTGAAACATTCAGGGCTGAGGCCTTGTGACAGGACAAACACGGGCTCGTGGACTGTGTCGGCCACCTGGCTGTCCAGGAGGGTGTGGCACCTGCTGTCACTTTATGTGTTTGGGGAGCTGGGCCAGCACTTCCGAGACCCTTTATACCCTCATTGCCATTCTGGACACTGCCCACAGTTGAGCCATGGCAGTGCTCCCAGCAAACCGGTTGGCTGGTGTCCTGAGGAGAAGCGCTGTGAGTCAAGGTACATCTCACA includes these proteins:
- the LOC123592118 gene encoding keratin, type II cuticular Hb1 produces the protein MTCGSGFCGRTFSCASACGPRPGRCCITAAPYRGVSCYRGLTGGFGSHSVCGGFRAGSCGRTFGYRSGGVCGPSPPCITSVSVNESLLTPLNLEIDPNAQCVKHEEKEQIKCLNSRFAAFIDKVRFLEQQNKLLETKWQFYQNRKCCESNLEPLFEGYIETLRREAECVEADSGRLASELNHVQEVLEGYKKKYEEEVSLRATAENEFVALKKDVDCAYLRKSDLEANAEALIEEINFLRRLYEEEIRVLHAHISDTSVIVKMDNSRDLNMDCIVAEIKAQYDDIASRSRAEAESWYRSKCEEMKATVIRHGETLRRTKEEINELNRMIQRLTAEVENAKCQNTKLETAVTQSEQQGEAALSDARCKLAELEAALQKAKQDMACLVKEYQEVMNSKLGLDIEIATYRRLLEGEEQRLCEGVGAVNVCVSSSRGGVVCGDLCVSGSRPVTGSACSAPCSGNLAVSTGMCAPCGPCNSITSCGLGTGGVGSCGISSCGVGSCASSCRKC